A genomic region of Lysinibacillus sp. 2017 contains the following coding sequences:
- a CDS encoding GNAT family N-acetyltransferase — protein sequence MLVRYKKALEKIAMGLISLMPQGKDIKGLMETIQQYEQNENWTLYLWKKDDEYVGTVGILEENAVATVQHITVIPSYRGEGVALEMLQELRELGYEDIQANEVTESFVQKCIPILKEAD from the coding sequence ATGTTAGTTCGATATAAAAAAGCACTTGAGAAAATTGCAATGGGCTTAATTTCATTAATGCCACAAGGAAAAGACATTAAGGGATTAATGGAAACCATTCAACAATATGAACAAAACGAAAATTGGACACTGTATTTATGGAAAAAGGATGATGAGTACGTGGGGACAGTAGGCATTTTAGAAGAAAATGCGGTCGCAACGGTTCAACATATTACGGTTATTCCTTCTTATCGAGGTGAAGGCGTAGCACTTGAAATGCTACAAGAACTTCGTGAGTTAGGCTATGAAGATATTCAGGCAAATGAAGTAACCGAATCTTTTGTCCAAAAATGTATACCTATATTAAAAGAAGCAGATTAG
- a CDS encoding DUF309 domain-containing protein yields the protein MHPLFHPLFVDYCAYFNGNEDYFECHEVLEEYWKDVAPGDKEHALVGFVQVATGLYHWRRGNGIGAARILKKARYNLLQNKQSPFVEFVALEQLLIYIDNVLLQIDLDNPFKAFSFPLTNIELETLVTERMKSLASENLDFLVNKHMLRDRSSILREREENKKKKLANKSRHN from the coding sequence ATGCATCCTTTGTTTCATCCCCTATTTGTCGATTATTGCGCTTATTTTAACGGCAATGAAGATTATTTTGAATGCCATGAAGTCTTAGAAGAATATTGGAAGGACGTCGCACCGGGTGACAAGGAACATGCGTTAGTTGGCTTTGTTCAAGTAGCAACAGGTCTCTATCATTGGCGGCGTGGCAATGGTATTGGGGCAGCGCGTATATTAAAGAAAGCACGTTATAATTTACTGCAAAACAAACAGTCCCCATTTGTTGAATTTGTGGCACTTGAACAACTACTAATCTACATTGACAATGTCCTATTACAAATCGATCTAGACAATCCATTCAAGGCGTTTTCATTTCCGTTAACAAATATTGAACTTGAAACGCTAGTTACTGAGCGAATGAAATCATTAGCTAGCGAAAACCTTGATTTTCTTGTTAACAAACATATGTTACGTGACCGCTCTTCTATTCTTCGAGAACGTGAGGAAAATAAAAAGAAAAAATTAGCTAACAAATCTCGTCACAATTGA
- a CDS encoding segregation/condensation protein A — MSYEVKLDAFSGPLDLLLHLIHRLEIDIYDIPMAELTEQYIDHIHAMQTLELNEASEYLVMAATLLAIKSRMLIPINEGEIEESELEIDEPDPREELVARLIEYKKYKEAAVQLQELESERGQVFTKAPADLSEFMPDEQLALFDQNVNVYDMLSAFQKLMRRKQLKKPLATRIARQEISVKDQMRTVINFLKKSGGKVFFSQLFEADDKPTLVLTFLTLLELMKRQVVFVEQQKNFDDLTVLLQKEDIGDELEQIIEPD; from the coding sequence ATGTCTTATGAAGTAAAGCTAGATGCCTTTTCAGGGCCTCTGGATTTATTATTGCATTTAATTCATCGTTTGGAAATCGATATATACGATATTCCGATGGCAGAGCTGACGGAACAGTATATTGATCATATCCATGCGATGCAAACATTAGAATTAAACGAAGCAAGCGAATATTTAGTCATGGCAGCAACATTACTAGCCATTAAAAGTCGTATGCTTATCCCGATTAATGAAGGTGAGATAGAGGAATCCGAATTAGAAATAGATGAGCCAGACCCTCGTGAAGAATTAGTTGCACGCTTAATTGAATACAAAAAATATAAAGAAGCAGCCGTTCAGTTACAAGAATTAGAAAGCGAACGTGGGCAAGTTTTCACAAAAGCCCCTGCCGATTTATCGGAATTTATGCCAGATGAGCAGCTTGCATTATTTGACCAAAACGTCAATGTATACGATATGTTAAGCGCTTTCCAAAAACTGATGCGTCGTAAACAATTGAAAAAACCATTAGCAACACGAATTGCGAGACAAGAAATTTCTGTAAAAGATCAAATGCGCACGGTTATAAACTTCCTAAAAAAATCAGGGGGGAAAGTGTTTTTTTCACAGCTTTTCGAAGCCGATGATAAACCAACACTTGTTTTAACTTTTTTAACACTTTTAGAATTAATGAAGCGCCAAGTCGTTTTTGTTGAACAACAAAAAAACTTCGATGACTTAACGGTATTGTTACAAAAGGAGGATATTGGCGATGAACTCGAACAAATTATTGAGCCAGATTGA
- the scpB gene encoding SMC-Scp complex subunit ScpB — MNSNKLLSQIEALLFVAGDEGMTVKQLAQYIDMDSMDIEAGLSELQSQYNEEEKRGITLKHMAGTYQLTTKPEVSDTLKKLIENPTNQVLTSASLEVLAIIAYKQPITRAEVEDLRGVKSERPIATLVSRALVQEVGRAEGTGRAILYGTTKEFLNYFGLKNIKELPPLPDQVEQDDEQPTDLFLTKFQETFNQN, encoded by the coding sequence ATGAACTCGAACAAATTATTGAGCCAGATTGAGGCATTATTATTCGTAGCTGGTGATGAAGGAATGACTGTCAAACAGCTAGCACAATATATCGATATGGATTCAATGGATATTGAAGCAGGATTAAGTGAGCTACAATCACAATATAATGAAGAAGAAAAGCGTGGCATTACATTAAAGCATATGGCTGGTACATATCAATTAACGACAAAGCCAGAAGTGTCTGATACGCTAAAAAAATTAATCGAAAATCCAACGAACCAAGTATTAACAAGTGCGTCACTTGAAGTATTGGCAATTATTGCTTATAAGCAACCTATCACACGTGCAGAGGTTGAGGATTTACGTGGAGTGAAAAGTGAACGTCCCATTGCCACACTTGTATCCCGTGCATTAGTACAAGAGGTTGGGCGTGCAGAAGGAACAGGCCGTGCAATCTTATACGGTACAACGAAAGAGTTTTTAAATTATTTCGGTTTAAAAAACATTAAAGAATTGCCGCCATTACCTGATCAAGTTGAGCAGGATGATGAGCAACCAACTGATTTATTTTTAACGAAGTTCCAAGAAACGTTTAATCAAAACTAA
- a CDS encoding D-alanyl-D-alanine carboxypeptidase family protein, which produces MKKGLMYVVLWVAFFLFAGNVEANGSSFVVMDAQNGRTLMGTNEHSQLEIASLTKIWTALVVLDHSDLTEQVFVSEHAASIEGSSIYLEQGQWYSIDYLLHGLMMQSGNDAATALAEHVGGSVEGFVRLMNEKAVNNGLTQTHFNNPTGLHHPNHLSSAYDTAKMLQIAMQNPNFKEIASTKVYKEGATWKNKHRLLHEDVGAVSGKTGYTKVAGRTLATFFEREQKQFIVVTLNEGNDWNIHRNLANQITHDYELVTVVDRGTYEDGNIKIRITQPMHALLKIEEVNKLRHIVKLSRHPNSKRAVWHVYVENELLMTKLVVRK; this is translated from the coding sequence TTGAAAAAAGGATTGATGTATGTTGTTTTGTGGGTTGCGTTTTTTTTATTCGCAGGAAATGTAGAAGCAAATGGAAGTAGCTTTGTTGTCATGGATGCACAAAATGGTCGGACATTAATGGGGACGAATGAACATAGCCAGCTCGAAATCGCAAGTTTAACTAAAATTTGGACAGCGCTTGTTGTTTTGGATCATAGTGACTTAACTGAACAAGTGTTTGTTTCTGAACATGCGGCTTCAATAGAAGGTTCGTCTATTTATCTAGAGCAAGGGCAATGGTATTCGATTGATTATTTATTGCATGGGTTAATGATGCAATCGGGAAATGATGCTGCTACAGCTTTAGCGGAGCATGTTGGCGGCTCTGTTGAAGGATTTGTTCGCCTTATGAATGAAAAAGCGGTCAATAATGGCTTAACACAAACACACTTCAATAATCCAACTGGCTTACACCATCCAAATCACCTATCATCGGCATATGATACTGCTAAAATGTTGCAAATTGCCATGCAAAATCCGAATTTTAAAGAAATTGCATCAACAAAGGTCTACAAAGAAGGGGCTACTTGGAAAAATAAACATCGTTTGTTGCATGAGGATGTTGGCGCTGTAAGTGGGAAGACTGGTTATACAAAAGTAGCAGGACGTACACTCGCTACTTTTTTTGAACGGGAACAAAAACAATTCATTGTCGTTACATTAAATGAAGGCAATGATTGGAACATCCACCGAAATCTAGCAAACCAAATTACACATGATTATGAACTCGTTACAGTAGTCGATAGAGGTACCTATGAGGATGGCAATATAAAGATCCGCATAACGCAACCAATGCATGCTCTATTAAAAATAGAAGAGGTCAATAAATTACGCCACATTGTGAAACTATCTCGACACCCCAATTCAAAGCGCGCAGTGTGGCATGTGTATGTAGAAAATGAATTACTTATGACAAAATTGGTAGTAAGAAAATAA